A section of the Phaseolus vulgaris cultivar G19833 chromosome 8, P. vulgaris v2.0, whole genome shotgun sequence genome encodes:
- the LOC137826678 gene encoding homeobox protein SBH1-like isoform X1: MIGFGGNSCSELSEMDMMNMETNRKFLSLPLSNNSGAQMRSDRRVPVATNSIAQDHHYTHHNPTDTCSVRDKIMAHPLFPRLLSSYLNCLKVGAPPDVVASLEESCAKCESINASSGRTGSGSIGEDPALDQFMEAYCEMLIKYEQELTKPFKEAMLFFSRIECQLKALAVSSDFGQSESSSQNEVDVHENNLDTQAEDRELKVQLLRKYSGYLGSLKKEFLKKKKNGKLPKEARQQLLDWWNRHYKWPYPSESQKQALAESTGLDLKQINNWFINQRKRHWKPSEDMQFAVMDATNYYMENVMCKPFPMDGMPMLL, from the exons ATGATAGGGTTTGGAGGGAACAGCTGCAGTGAGCTTTCTGAGATGGACATGATGAACATGGAAACTAATAGGAAGTTTCTTTCTCTGCCTCTTAGTAACAATTCTGGTGCTCAAATGCGCAGTGATAGAAGAGTACCTGTCGCTACCAACAGCATCGCCCAGGATCATCACTACACCCACCACAACCCCACCGACACTTGCAGTGTGAGGGATAAAATCATGGCACATCCTCTTTTTCCTCGTCTCTTGTCGTCTTACCTCAATTGCCTAAAG GTTGGAGCGCCTCCTGATGTGGTGGCTAGCTTAGAGGAGTCGTGTGCCAAATGTGAATCCATCAATGCATCGTCAGGAAGGACAGGAAGTGGTTCCATAGGTGAAGATCCAGCCCTGGACCAGTTCATGGAGGCCTACTGTGAGATGCTCATTAAGTATGAGCAAGAGCTTACGAAACCCTTTAAAGAAGCCATGCTTTTTTTCTCAAGAATTGAGTGTCAGCTCAAAGCCCTAGCAGTTTCATCAGATTTTG GTCAAAGTGAATCATCATCACAGAATGAGGTTGATGTGCATGAAAACAACCTAGACACTCAAGCTGAAGATCGGGAACTGAAAGTCCAGCTTCTGCGCAAGTATAGTGGATATCTAGGGAGCCTCAAGAAGGaatttttgaagaagaaaaagaatggAAAGTTGCCAAAGGAAGCTCGGCAACAACTGCTTGATTGGTGGAACCGGCATTACAAGTGGCCCTACCCTTCG GAATCACAAAAGCAGGCGCTGGCAGAATCCACAGGCCTAGATCTGAAACAGATCAACAACTGGTTCATCAATCAGAGAAAACGTCATTGGAAGCCATCTGAGGATATGCAGTTTGCCGTGATGGATGCAACTAACTACTACATGGAAAATGTTATGTGCAAGCCATTTCCAATGGATGGCATGCCCATGCTTCTTTAA
- the LOC137823331 gene encoding uncharacterized protein, with protein sequence MNAFKAYKACVPIAWSPNLYITLVRGMPGTRRLHRRTLEALRLRKCNRTVMRWNTPTVRGMLQQVKRLIVIETEEMFKARKQKEETHRALRPPLVISHKPPSLTDAL encoded by the exons ATGAATGCATTCAAGGCATACAAGGCTTGCGTGCCAATTGCTTGGAGCCCAAATCTCTACATAACTTTGGTGAGGGGTATGCCAGGGACCAGGAGGCTCCATAGGCGCACTTTGGAAGCACTTCGCCTGCGCAAATGCAATAGAACTGTCATGCGATGGAACACACCTACGGTTAGGGGAATGCTCCAACAG GTCAAGAGGTTAATTGTTATTGAGACAGAGGAAATGTTCAAGGCCCGCAAGCAGAAGGAGGAAACGCACCGAGCTCTACGTCCTCCGCTGGTCATAAGTCATAAACCTCCTTCCCTTACTGATGCTTTATGA
- the LOC137823330 gene encoding protein NRT1/ PTR FAMILY 6.4 yields the protein MVLVASHGEDEKGAEGIAAVDFRGHPVDKTKTGGWLAAGLILGTELAERICVMGIAMNLVTYLVGDLNLPSADSATIVTNVMGTLNLLGLLGGFLADAKLGRYLTVAISATIAAVGASLLTVATTIPGMSPPTCSSIRKQHHECIQASGKQLALLYAALYTIAVGGGGIKSNVSGFGSDQFDTTDPKEERMMIFFFNRFYFFISIGSLFSVVVLVYVQDDIGRGWGYGISAGTMLVAVAVLLAGTPFYRFKRPQGSPLTVIWRVLFLAWKNKTLPIPSQPSFLNGYLQAKVPHTQRFRFLDKAAILDENSSKDENKENPWIVSTVTQVEEVKMVIKLLPIWSTCILFWTIYSQMNTFTIEQATFMNRKVGSLEVPAGSLSAFLIITILLFTSLNEKLTVPLSRKLTNNAQGLTSLQRVGIGLAFSIVAMVVAAIVEKERRENAVKNSTAISAFWLVPQFFLVGAGEAFAYVGQLEFFIREAPERMKSMSTGLFLSTLSMGYFVSSLLVSIVDKASNKRWLRSNLNKGRLDYFYWLLAVLGVLNYIFFLVLATKHQYKAQHGIQPTNGAEKELASTNDVIVGVDGKEEA from the exons ATG GTTCTTGTTGCAAGTCATGGAGAGGATGAAAAAGGGGCAGAAGGCATTGCTGCTGTTGATTTTCGAGGCCACCCTGTAGACAAGACAAAAACTGGAGGATGGCTAGCAGCAGGGCTCATCTTAG GTACTGAACTGGCAGAAAGAATATGTGTGATGGGCATAGCCATGAATTTAGTGACCTACTTGGTTGGAGATTTGAATCTCCCTTCAGCTGATTCTGCCACCATAGTTACCAATGTTATGGGAACTCTCAACCTGCTTGGCCTTCTTGGTGGCTTCCTTGCAGATGCCAAACTTGGCAGATACCTGACTGTTGCCATATCTGCAACCATAGCTGCTGTG GGCGCGAGTTTGTTAACTGTGGCTACTACCATTCCAGGCATGAGCCCCCCTACATGCAGTAGTATCAGAAAACAACACCACGAATGCATTCAGGCCTCTGGCAAACAATTGGCTCTGCTATATGCAGCACTTTACACTATAGCAGTGGGTGGTGGAGGAATAAAATCCAATGTCTCAGGTTTTGGATCTGATCAGTTCGATACAACAGACCCGAAGGAGGAaagaatgatgatatttttcttCAACAGATTCTACTTCTTCATCAGTATTGGGTCCTTGTTTTCTGTAGTTGTCCTGGTGTATGTGCAAGACGACATAGGAAGAGGGTGGGGTTATGGGATTTCAGCAGGAACAATGTTGGTTGCTGTTGCTGTTTTGCTTGCTGGCACACCATTTTATCGATTCAAGAGGCCACAAGGAAGCCCCTTAACAGTTATATGGAGAGTATTGTTTTTGGCTTGGAAGAACAAgactcttcctatcccttcacaACCCTCCTTTCTCAATGGTTATCTTCAAGCCAAGGTGCCACATACTCAGAGGTTCAG GTTCCTCGACAAAGCTGCAATTCTAGATGAGAACAGCTCAAAGGATGAAAACAAAGAAAATCCATGGATAGTTTCCACAGTGACTCAAGTTGAGGAGGTTAAAATGGTAATCAAGCTACTTCCCATTTGGTCTACATGTATCCTCTTCTGGACAATCTATTCTCAAATGAATACCTTCACCATTGAGCAAGCTACATTCATGAACCGAAAAGTTGGATCTCTAGAAGTTCCAGCAGGATCTCTATCAGCTTTTCTCATCATTACCATTCTCCTCTTTACCTCCCTAAATGAGAAACTCACTGTCCCCTTATCTCGGAAACTCACAAACAATGCCCAGGGGCTCACAAGTCTTCAGAGGGTTGGAATTGGACTAGCTTTCTCCATAGTTGCCATGGTGGTTGCTGCAATTGTTGAGAAAGAAAGGAGGGAGAATGCAGTAAAAAACAGTACTGCAATAAGCGCATTTTGGCTGGTCCCTCAGTTTTTTCTGGTGGGTGCGGGGGAAGCATTTGCCTATGTTGGACAACTAGAATTTTTCATTAGGGAGGCTCCAGAGAGAATGAAATCAATGAGCACTGGACTTTTCCTATCTACCCTTTCAATGGGCTATTTTGTCAGTAGCTTACTGGTGTCAATTGTGGACAAGGCAAGTAACAAGAGATGGTTAAGGAGCAATCTGAACAAGGGAAGACTAGATTACTTCTATTGGTTGCTTGCAGTGCTAGGCGTGctgaattatatattttttcttgttcTAGCAACGAAGCATCAGTACAAAGCTCAACACGGCATACAGCCTACTAACGGTGCAGAAAAAGAGCTTGCGAGTACAAATGATGTGATAGTTGGAGTTGATGGAAAGGAAGAAGCATAG
- the LOC137826678 gene encoding homeobox protein SBH1-like isoform X2, protein MDMMNMETNRKFLSLPLSNNSGAQMRSDRRVPVATNSIAQDHHYTHHNPTDTCSVRDKIMAHPLFPRLLSSYLNCLKVGAPPDVVASLEESCAKCESINASSGRTGSGSIGEDPALDQFMEAYCEMLIKYEQELTKPFKEAMLFFSRIECQLKALAVSSDFGQSESSSQNEVDVHENNLDTQAEDRELKVQLLRKYSGYLGSLKKEFLKKKKNGKLPKEARQQLLDWWNRHYKWPYPSESQKQALAESTGLDLKQINNWFINQRKRHWKPSEDMQFAVMDATNYYMENVMCKPFPMDGMPMLL, encoded by the exons ATGGACATGATGAACATGGAAACTAATAGGAAGTTTCTTTCTCTGCCTCTTAGTAACAATTCTGGTGCTCAAATGCGCAGTGATAGAAGAGTACCTGTCGCTACCAACAGCATCGCCCAGGATCATCACTACACCCACCACAACCCCACCGACACTTGCAGTGTGAGGGATAAAATCATGGCACATCCTCTTTTTCCTCGTCTCTTGTCGTCTTACCTCAATTGCCTAAAG GTTGGAGCGCCTCCTGATGTGGTGGCTAGCTTAGAGGAGTCGTGTGCCAAATGTGAATCCATCAATGCATCGTCAGGAAGGACAGGAAGTGGTTCCATAGGTGAAGATCCAGCCCTGGACCAGTTCATGGAGGCCTACTGTGAGATGCTCATTAAGTATGAGCAAGAGCTTACGAAACCCTTTAAAGAAGCCATGCTTTTTTTCTCAAGAATTGAGTGTCAGCTCAAAGCCCTAGCAGTTTCATCAGATTTTG GTCAAAGTGAATCATCATCACAGAATGAGGTTGATGTGCATGAAAACAACCTAGACACTCAAGCTGAAGATCGGGAACTGAAAGTCCAGCTTCTGCGCAAGTATAGTGGATATCTAGGGAGCCTCAAGAAGGaatttttgaagaagaaaaagaatggAAAGTTGCCAAAGGAAGCTCGGCAACAACTGCTTGATTGGTGGAACCGGCATTACAAGTGGCCCTACCCTTCG GAATCACAAAAGCAGGCGCTGGCAGAATCCACAGGCCTAGATCTGAAACAGATCAACAACTGGTTCATCAATCAGAGAAAACGTCATTGGAAGCCATCTGAGGATATGCAGTTTGCCGTGATGGATGCAACTAACTACTACATGGAAAATGTTATGTGCAAGCCATTTCCAATGGATGGCATGCCCATGCTTCTTTAA
- the LOC137825715 gene encoding uncharacterized protein codes for MQRASLTAEERLFEKAVKEECAWENLPRRLHLVVSSKEEWHKRIIEYCIKKRLKWKNCFARKVCKENEYYEDMMRYLQRNLALYPYHLAGYVCRVMRVSPFKYYIDMLFEVMKNEQSYDRIPNFSAADALRLTGIGRNEFIDIMNRCRSKKIRWKLNKSIAKELLPTQPVDFPIEPWWRVCLVNLTLEEFKKLSKDDMAAIDRVCMDDADFGTFDPHIIRDLCKRGLIYFEVPVYPHDRFKVSRLEGFVSNREQSYEDPIEELLYAVFVVSNENVTVSELATTLQADLSQLQAAGAFVCRLGWAAKVLDPESIIGDSAIPASPMSTICDDDASVASQNNDNTLFENDSIQQADTSASGNLASRSSYTRVAFIVDANITSYLMMGSVSPGLKSHAVTLYEAGKLGHASIADLCKDLSTLEGATYEGELQEFANHLFSLRCVLECLQSGGIASNKEEEDSDNLNMITSSNDGPSSVIPEISLDEKSGESGVLETVVSNEDLINSVSENFVEASVYSERDPSTSSGIDDETQSSTLEEGSDHHIEEADKSHTNFRENEKLAVLEVSDVKIEMLKRKKIYRVDLLRSESLASLAPTTLDRLFLRDYGILVSIVPLPHSSIIPKPTGPVHFGPPTYSSMSPWMKLVLYSTAGNGPLSVVLMKGQCMRLLPAPLTGCEKALIWSWDGSTIGGLGRKLEGNLVKGSILLHCLNSLLKHSAVLVLPLSRFDLNQSGKLITLDVPLPLKNADGSIASVEKELGLDDEEENFKLNSLLNNLANKMELWTVGYVRLLKLFNGTKSGQFSSIEKYEWVPLSVEFGIPLFSPTLCNSICTRIVSSKMLQSDSFGQHHDAMQNLRKKLHDICAQYKSTGPTAKVLYQKEQYTEQPMNQARATRNPLVDISPDSGVVLSVRQRLKLANQQSCQNEVLCCDGSALRSYALTFPREAATKPIKETPEANTKKPEPEANDSKEAILPGVNLIFDGSRLLPFDIGACLQARQPISLIIDAAAASAYVPFK; via the exons ATGCAACGTGCTTCGCTGACTGCTGAGGAACGTTTGTTTGAAAAAGCGGTGAAGGAAGAATGCGCATGGGAGAATCTTCCCAGGCGACTTCATCTAGTTGTGTCTTCAAAGGAAGAATGGCACAAAAG GATAATCGAATACTGCATAAAGAAGAGACTTAAATGGAAAAATTGTTTTGCTCGTAAAGtttgtaaagaaaatgaataTTATGAAGATATGATGCGCTACTTGCAGAGGAATCTAGCT CTATATCCGTATCATCTGGCGGGCTATGTATGCCGTGTAATGAGAGTATCACCTTTCAAATATTACATTGATATGCTTTTTGAAGTAATGAAAAAtg AGCAATCTTATGACCGCATCCCAAATTTTAGTGCTGCAGATGCTTTAAGGCTTACAGGAATTGGGAGAAAcgaatttattgatataatgaACAGGTGCAGGTCTAAG AAAATAAGGTGGAAACTTAACAAGTCGATAGCAAAAGAACTTTTGCCTACTCAACCTGTGGATTTTCCAATTGAACCGTGGTGGAGAGTTTGCCTTGTGAACCTTACCTTGGAGGAATTTAAG AAACTCTCAAAGGATGACATGGCTGCAATAGACAGAGTCTGTATGGACGATGCAGATTTTGGCACATTTGATCCTCACATTATAAGGGATCTATGCAAACGGGGACTAATATATTTTGAGGTTCCTGTTTATCCACACGACCGGTTTAAAG TTTCAAGGCTTGAAGGTTTTGTTTCCAACAGGGAGCAATCATATGAAGATCCTATTGAAGA GTTGTTGTATGCAGTTTTTGTAGTTTCAAATGAAAATGTGACGGTTAGTGAGTTGGCAACAACCCTACAGGCTGACTTGTCACAGCTGCAGGCTGCTGGTGCTTTTGTGTGTAGATTGGGATGGGCAGCAAAAGTACTTGATCCAGAATCTATTATTGGAGATTCAGCCATTCCTGCATCTCCTATGAGTACAATTTGTGACGATGATGCTTCTGTTGCTAGTCAAAATAATGATAATACGCTTTTCGAGAATGACTCCATTCAACAAGCGGATACCTCAGCTTCAGGGAACCTTGCATCTCGTTCTTCCTACACTCGTGTTGCTTTCATAGTTGATGCTAATATTACATCCTACCTTATGATGGGATCTGTTTCACCAG GCCTGAAATCTCATGCTGTTACACTTTATGAAGCGGGAAAATTGGGTCATGCGAGCATTGCTGATCTTTGCAAGGATCTTAGTACCCTGGAAGGTGCAACATATGAGGGAGAATTACAGGAGTTTGCAAATCATTTATTTAGTCTGCGTTGTGTCTTAGAATGTCTTCAATCAGGTGGAATAGCTAGTAATAAAGAAGAGGAAGATTCTGATAACCTGAACATGATTACGTCAAGCAATGATGGGCCAAGTTCTGTGATACCTGAAATTTCTTTGGATGAAAAATCAGGAGAGTCTGGTGTTTTAGAAACTGTAGTGAGTAATGAGGATTTAATAAATTCTGTTTCAGAGAATTTCGTGGAGGCTTCTGTGTACAGTGAACGTGATCCTAGTACTAGTAGTGGGATTGATGATGAAACACAGTCCAGTACTTTGGAGGAAGGCAGCGATCATCACATTGAGGAAGCTGACAAGTCACACACAAATTTCCGTGAGAATGAGAAACTAGCTGTGTTAGAAGTTTCAGATGTCAAGATAGAAATGCTGAAAAGGAAAAAGATATATCGTGTGGACCTTCTCCGTTCTGAAAGTTTGGCTTCTCTTGCACCAACTACTCTTGATCGCTTGTTTCTTCGTGACTATGGTATACTTGTGTCCATAGTGCCTCTTCCCCATTCATCAATTATTCCTAAACCTACAGGACCAGTTCATTTTGGTCCTCCTACGTATTCTTCCATGAGTCCATGGATGAAATTGGTGTTATATTCAACTGCAGGTAATGGGCCTCTATCAGTTGTTCTGATGAAAGGCCAATGTATGCGCTTGCTTCCTGCTCCATTGACTGGTTGTGAGAAAGCCCTTATATGGTCTTGGGACGGTTCCACAATAGGAGGTTTAGGAAGGAAGCTCGAAGGAAACTTAGTGAAGGGAAGTATACTTTTGCATTGTTTAAATTCACTTCTAAAACATTCAGCTGTGCTCGTGCTGCCTCTCAGTAGATTTGATCTTAATCAATCTGGAAAACTTATTACTTTGGATGTCCCTTTGCCTTTAAAAAACGCTGATGGATCAATTGCCTCTGTAGAAAAAGAGTTAGGACTAGATGATGAAGAGGAAAATTTTAAGCTGAATTCTCTGTTAAATAATTTGGCAAACAAAATGGAACTGTGGACCGTTGGTTATGTTCGGCTATTGAAACTATTTAACGGAACAAAATCAGGCCAGTTCTCTTCCATAGAGAAATATGAATGGGTGCCATTGAGTGTGGAATTCGGGATACCACTATTTAGTCCAACGTTGTGCAATAGTATATGTACAAGGATAGTTTCATCTAAGATGCTTCAATCTGACTCATTTGGTCAACACCATGATGCAATgcaaaatttaaggaaaaagTTACATGACATTTGTGCTCAGTACAAATCAACTGGTCCAACTGCAAAGGTTCTTTACCAGAAAGAGCAATATACTGAACAACCTATGAACCAAGCTAGGGCAACACGAAATCCACTTGTTGATATTTCTCCCGATTCAGGGGTGGTATTAAGCGTGCGTCAGAGGTTAAAACTTGCTAATCAACAAAGCTGCCAAAATGAAGTGTTGTGCTGTGATGGCAGTGCTCTTAG ATCATACGCATTAACTTTTCCTCGTGAAGCTGCCACGAAACCTATTAAAGAAACCCCTGAAGCCAATACGAAAAAACCTGAACCAGAAGCAAATGATAGTAAAGAAGCAATCCTTCCGGGCGTTAATCTTATTTTTGATGGTTCTAGGTTGCTTCCATTTGATATAGGAGCTTGTCTTCAAGCTCGCCAACCTATATCCTTAATAATAGATGCAGCTGCTGCCTCAGCATATGTACCATTCAAATAG
- the LOC137824414 gene encoding plant UBX domain-containing protein 4-like produces the protein MEGEKENPDGNAAAMVHSFCEITSSSKEEALFFLESHNFDLDAAVSTFLDNANNPISIPQNDDVVPNPNAGASSPPSDSHSPDFYPSRSPSHSPTPSPSRAPYELRSRRSLGKKPSSSRQGKIRTLGDLKYSTRDSDSDSDPDFQPDEYYTGGQNSGMLVRDPSKGNNSVDDIFQQARDVAVDAPPENPRNSSQARSFSGSARLLSGETVPSVSQRLEEVTHTVTFWRNGFSVNDGPLRRLDDPQNAPFLESIKKSVCPKELEPADRRTTVHVSLTRRDEDYPEPVKPRHLPFQGVGRTLGGPSSGSEEPIQTTGASPTPLPTLGLVVDESQPITSIQLRLADGTRMVSRFNHHHTIRDVRAFIDASRPGGVRSYQLQAMGFPPKQLTDLDQSIEQAGIANSVVIQKL, from the exons ATGGAAGGAGAGAAAGAGAATCCCGATGGTAACGCCGCTGCTATGGTACACTCTTTCTGTGAAATCACTTCCTCTTCCAAAGAAGAAGCACTTTTCTTTCTCGAAAGCCATAATTTTGACCTAGATGCCGCTGTTTCCACATTCCTCGATAATGCCAATAACCCTATAAGCATCCCTCAAAACGACGACGTTGTTCCAAACCCCAACGCAGGCGCCTCTTCCCCTCCCTCCGATTCTCACTCTCCGGATTTCTACCCTTCGCGGTCCCCATCGCATTCGCCGACTCCCTCACCGTCGCGCGCGCCCTACGAGCTCCGATCGCGCAGGTCTCTGGGCAAGAAACCCTCTTCCAGTCGCCAAGGCAAAATTCGAACCCTAGGTGATCTGAAATACTCCACTCGTGACTCTGATTCCGATTCCGATCCCGATTTCCAACCTGACGAGTACTACACTGGCGGGCAAAATAG TGGGATGCTTGTTCGAGATCCTTCTAAAGGGAACAATAGTGTGGATGATATTTTCCAACAAGCTCGGGATGTTGCTGTTGATGCGCCTCCTGAGAACCCTCGAAACTCTTCGCAGGCGAGAAGTTTCAGTGGCTCGGCGAGGTTGCTTTCTGGTGAAACTGTGCCGTCTGTTTCTCAGCGTTTAGAGGAAGTTACTCACACTGTCACGTTTTGGAGGAATGGGTTCTCTGTCAATGATGGTCCTTTGAGGAGGCTGGATGATCCACAAAATGCGCCATTTCTCGAG AGCATAAAGAAGTCTGTATGTCCCAAAGAGCTTGAACCAGCTGATCGAAGGACTACTGTCCATGTCAGCCTCACAAGGCGGGATGAAGACTATCCT GAACCAGTGAAGCCACGCCATCTTCCTTTCCAAGGTGTTGGAAGAACCTTAGGTGGCCCAAGCTCCGGCAGTGAGGAACCTATTCAAACAACTGGTGCTTCGCCAACTCCATTGCCAACATTGGGGTTAGTTGTAGATGAGTCACAGCCAATAACATCAATCCAGCTGAGGTTAGCCGATGGCACACGCATGGTTTCTCGCTTCAATCACCACCATACAATCAGAGATGTTCGTGCATTCATTGATGCATCAAGACCTGGGGGAGTGAGAAGTTACCAACTTCAGGCAATGGGTTTTCCTCCCAAACAACTCACTGATTTGGACCAGTCTATAGAACAAGCTGGTATAGCCAACTCAGTTGTAATCCAAAAGTTGTAG